The genome window AGGCCGTAAACAGTGGAAAGTCCGCTTACCATGGGCATGCCGTCGATAAGCACCATGGTGTACGGTCCTTCGAGGCCGTTGATATGGATGTCGCCGGTGCTGCATACATTGCAATTAAGCTGCGGGCGCACGCCATTAACATAGCTAAGGCCTTCAAAAATGCTTGGAACGGGGTTTTTGTAAATGAATTTAGCCGTGATAATGTCTACGGGAACTGGGCTGTCCAGCTTTGAAACCTCTTTCATCGTGCCTGTAACCACCACTTCATCCAAAGCATTAGCACCGGATTTTAGCACGAAATCACGCACGACGTCCTTTTCAATCCGCACGCTTTTTTCGGTAGTGTTCGGCATAGAGATGAAGCTGACCCGTAGCGAATAACTTCCATTTGGAATTCCCGAGATCTTATAATGTCCCAGCGAATCAGCAGTCGCTCCGATCTTTAATTCGTTAATATAGACCGATGCGCCAAACGCCGGGCTATTTCCTTCTTCCAGGATTATTTTCCCGGAAAGCGAATGTTGCGCCAGTGCTGGCAGGCTGAGTGTATATAACAGCATTAGTATGAGTAACTTCATATATACTTAATCTTATATTTAACTAATCCTCAATATTAATTTAGACAAATCTAAAAATTAAACTTGATAAACAACAACTATTAATTTGATCGCCTGAAAAAATTATTGAAACTAACTACACGTTTTTTAGGGTTAGGGAGATTACACCGGATGAAATGATTTTCACCGGCTATGGATAACCTATAAAAATGATTATGCTGAAAAAATTTTTGAAACCAATCAAGCTTCCGGCGTCCGCCGACTGGGGCGTGCTGATTTTACGGGTCGGAATTTCGTTACTCATGCTCACGCATGGCTATGCAAAGCTGCAAAACCTGTTAAAAGGTGACCATTCATTTGCTGATCCGATCGGGATTGGAGAGGAGTTATCACTTTATCTGACGATTGGCGCAGAGTTTGTTTGCTCCATTTTGGTGATTCTTGGTTTGTTCACCAGGGCGGCACTCATTCCGTTGATCATCACCATGACCGTGGTTTTCTTTATTGTACACGGCCCTGATCCGCTGGCCGACAAGGAACACGCTTTGACGTTCCTGATTGTATATGTCACATTGTTTCTGACCGGCCCGGGCAAAATGTCCGTGGATAACGGTCTTTATAAATAATAAAAAAAGGCGTTTCCACATTGGAAACGCCTTTTTAATGCTATTGCGACCATTGGGTTGGAGAGCGGTCCCAGCGGTGTACTTTCAGTTTCTCTGCGAGCTTCGGATCCAGCAGTTTACCATCACTGGCTGAAACATTGGATCTTACGTGCGGCAGTTTGCGCATGCCCGGGATGGTGGTATGCACATCCGGATTGTTCAATATGAACCGCAATGCAAGCTCCGGCATTGTCATTCCCTCCGGAATGTCAGCTTTCAGCGCCTCAGCGTGGTCTACACTGGAATTCAGGTTTTCCGGCACAAAGTAAGTCGACCGCCAGTCGTCGGCCGGGAAAGTTGTTTCTTTCGTAAATGTGCCTGTTAATGTTCCTTCATCAAACGGAACACGTGCAATGACGCCGATATCGAGCTTTTTGCAAAGCGGAAAGAGGTTGTCCTCCGGCGCCTGGTCAAAAATATTGTATATCACCTGAACAGCGTCTATTAATCCCGTTTCAAGGGTTTTTAAGACATTATCCGGCTCCCAGCGGTTAACGCTGATGCCCCAACGTTCCACTTTTCCTTCCTGCGTCAATTTTTGAATCGCTTCTTTCCACTCGTCTTCCTGCGACCAGCTGTCTTCCCAAACATGGAATTGAAGCAGGTCAATGCGCTCCGTGCCCAGGTTTTTAAGGCTTTTCTCTGTGTATTCGATAATGTAATGGGCAGGGAAAACTTCCTGTAACGAAGAGTCCGCTTTGGATGGCCACTGGCGGTTTTTAGGTGGAATTTTGGTGGCCGCATATAATTTGCGGTCCGGGTAACGGCGGATCAGGTCGCCGAGAATGCGCTCGCTGAGGCCTTCACCATAACCCCAGGCCGTGTCAAAGAAGTTAACGCCTGATTCAACTGCCAGATTAAGAGAGTCATCTGTTTCCTTACGGTCGGAGCCCGTCCAGCCTGCAAGTCCCCACATTCCGTAACCTATTTCGCTGATCTGCCAGCCACTACGCCCAAAACGACGGTTTTGCATTGTTAAGTAAATTTAGTGTTCGTGGATTAAAGCCTCGGATTGTGTCTTTTTAATGTATTAGAAATACATTTGTAAGATATTAAGTTCAGAAAAACTCGTAGAACGTTCTTCAATTAAACGGATAGGTGAGAGATAAAGGGTTGATGGTAAATGCATTGTTGATGACGATAAAAAGAATCGCCGGAATGGTCCTGATCCTCAGCATTTGCGGCTGGGTCAATGAGGATAAACCTTCGGAAAAATTAAATGAATATTGCGCCACATTCAACCAGCTCCAGCTGGATATCCGTGACAATGTAATTTCCCCCGACTCCGGGCGGCTTGCTTTCCGCACGATCATGCAGCAGATCAGAAGTGAGTTCAAAAGGGACACCTGCCGCGTCATTGACTCGTCTTATTTTGCTTATCCGATTAAAGGCTATACGCCCCGCGAATCCATAGGAGGCCGCGGAAGAGGTTACCGCGGTGAAGGTTTCGACCTTTTCGACAACAATGTGCGCGGAAGCCATCCTGCACACGACCTTTTTGTAAAGGATAAGGATCAGGACAATCTGGATGACAGAACCTGGCAGCCCGTTGACGTGATGGCATTTACTTCCGGGATCGTTCTGGCAACGGAAACAGGCTGGAAATACAACAGTGAATTCCGGGGCGGTAACTGGATCTGGATTTACGATCCCTGCCTGGACGGCCTTTTCTACTACGCGCACAACAATATGATCGAAGTCCAGCCCGGACAATGGGTGAATGCCGGTGATAAAATTGCCGAAATGGGCCGCTCCGGCTATAATGCTTATCAAAAACGTTCGCCAACGCACCTGCACCTGATGTATCTGCAACTGGACGAATACGCCATGCCGCTTCCTGTGAACACTTATGAATGGTTGCTGATGTCAACCGTAAAGGATGGTTACGTTACGGAATGATTGGGATTGATGCTATTAATTAATAAATTGTAGCTCACTCGATTACTATTCCTATAAACCATTTTTTATGAACAATCGCCGGTCCTTTTTCCGAAAGAGCGCGGCCATCGGCCTTGGTGCCTTCGGCCTGAACAGTCTTTATAACGAATTGCACGCAGAAAGTTTTAGTGAAGCCGAGAAGCTTTGGAACGATAACAGTGCAGACAATGAAGATTACTGGTCGGTAATCCAGGATGCTTACACGGCGAGTAAAAGCGACATTATTATCCTCAACAACGGCGGCGTCTCGCCTTCGCCCATTGCCGTGCAGGAAGCTTTGGAAAAATACAACAAAGCTGCTGCGCAAGGTCCTTCTTACTACATGTGGCGGATTATGGATAAAGGCCGCGAGCCGCTTCGGCAGCATCTGGCCAAACTGGCCGGTTGCGATGCAGAGGAAATTGCCATTAACCGGAATGCTACGGAAGCACTTAACACCATTATTTTTGGCCTACCACTCGAAAAAGGCGACGAGATCATTGGCACTATTCAGGATTATCCCAACATGATCCAGGCCTGGAAACAAAGGGAAATGCGCGATGGACTGGTTTACAAACAATTATCATTTGATTTCCCTATTGAAAATGACGAGCAGATTGTGAAAGCTTTTGCCGACGCTGTTACACCCAGGACCAGGATCATTCACGTAACCCACATTATCAACTGGGTAGGGCAGATTATGCCGGTGAAAAAGATTTGTGATATGGCGCATAGCAAAGGCATCGAGGTGGTTGTGGACGGCGCGCATACATTTGGTTTGCTGGATTATAAAATCCCTGATCTGGATTGCGATTATTTCGGAACGAGCTTGCACAAGTTTTTGAGCGCTCCGGTGGGAAGCGGTATGATGTGGGTAAAGAAGGATAAAATAGAAAAAATATGGCCATTGTTATGCAACAGCCAGCCTAAGAGCAAAGACATCCGCAAATTTGAAACATTGGGGACACGCAGTTTTTGCATAGAGCAAGCCATTGGTGAAGCCATCAATTTCCAGGAAGGCATCGGTTCCAAAAGAAAGCAGGAAAGGGTGCATTATTTGAAAAAATTCTGGGCTGAAAAAGCACTGCAGATTCCCGGTGTGAAAATCCATACATCACTAAAACCTGAATATTCCTGCGCCATTGCCGGTGTGAGCATTGATGGAATGAAACCAGAAGAGCTGGACAGCAAGCTCATGAAAGATTACCAGATCCACACTGTCGGAATCAACTGGGAAAACATTCATTGTGTGCGGGTTACGCCTCATGTTTATACCAAAATCAGTGACCTGGACAAGCTTGTGGGAGCTTTGGAAAAGATCGCTAAAAAAGCCTGATGAAAGGATTTTTGCGTTATCTTTAAGATCATCAGCTTAAAAACCCAATCACATGACCCAATTACGAAAGGGCTCTTTCCTCAAAAGGGCCAAAGATATAAGCATTAGCAGCGCCTTGGCAATCACCATTTTATCATCCGGAATCGGGATGACGGGATGCGGTTCCAGCGAAGATGAAGAAGCTTATAGTTACGAAGAAACCACCTATTCCAAAGGCATCCGCTCGCACATTAAGGAGGTTAAGCCCGGAGAATTTAAGATTACCGACGAAGAAAGCGTAGATGCGGACAAGTCCGTTGCCATTGTCACTTACCTCGACGGCCACACCGACTCGCTCAGCACAACTGCCGCCAAGGCATTGATCGATGACGAGATCCGCAATAACCAATCATCTGTGGGGCACCATAGTGGCTTGTCTACCATGCTGTTATACGGAGGAATGGGTTATATGCTCGGCAGAAGCTCCAACAATGCATACATGAACAATTATCGTGGGAACGGCAGTGCGGCCAGAGGCTTTTACAGCGATCCGAATGTTTATAACAAATCGCAAAGCGCTGTTCAGCAAGCAAATGCTTCCCGCAGCACGCGCATGGTGACGTCCCGTCCTAAGGGCGGCAGAAATGGTTTCTTCGGACGTTCCGCAGGCAGAAGCGGAGGTTAAATTTATAAAACATGATTCAATTAAAATCGCTAGCCAATCATCCGGAAAAAGCGCTGCAAAAAGTAGGCTGGGACTGGATGCTTGGCGCCGACACGGCTCCTTATGTGGTCAGTGACGTTGTGGTTGTCAGCGAAGAGCAGGCAATCCAATATTACGAAGCGGCGGGGACGTTATATGAAATGCTCATCGAGGCTGGGCAATATGCTATTGATAACCAGCTTTTTAAAGAAATGGGCATTCCTGAAAACCTGGTAGAGCTTATCCAGCTTTCGTGGCAGGACGACCGCCACATCCATCTTTACGGCCGCTTTGACCTCGCTGGCGGAATCGATGGTGAACCAGTCAAGCTGATCGAGTTTAATGCGGACACCGCAACCTGCATTCCCGAGACCGCTGTTGTGCAATGGGCGCATCTGCGGATGAACGGGCTTGATGAATCGCAGCAGTTTAATACCCTTTACGAAACGTTGGTTAATCAGTTCCGCTATCTCAAAGAGGCTAACAATGACCTGGATGCTTCTATTTTGTTTTCAACAATGCGCGGTTATCCCGAAGATGACACCAATGTTGCCTTACTGACCGAGGCTGCGCGGGAAGCAGGATTTGACACGGATTTCGCTTATGTCGAGGAAGTTGAATTTTCGAATGGAGAAGGCATTTTTAAAATGGTGCCTGATTCCAACGATTTTCTGCGGTTCGATTTCTGGTTCAAGCTTGTCCCCTGGGAATATATCGGAAATGACGAGCCGGAACTCGCCGGAATGCTGACAGAAATTGTCAAAAACCGGAAAGCAGTTATTCTCAATCCTGCCTATACATTGTTATTTCAGTCAAAATATATACTGAAAGTCTTGTGGGACCTTTATCCATATCATCCGCTGTTGCTCCAAACCGAGCGCTATGCATTGCCTCATAAAAAGTCGGTGCGTAAAGTGCTCTTCGGCCGCGAAGGGGCTAATGTTTCTATTTTGGAAAAAGGCGGAGAAGTGCTGGAAACGGTTGAGGGTGAGTATGATGACCAGCCAAAGATCTATCAGGAATATCTTGATTTTCCCACCGAT of Dyadobacter chenhuakuii contains these proteins:
- a CDS encoding aldo/keto reductase, with amino-acid sequence MQNRRFGRSGWQISEIGYGMWGLAGWTGSDRKETDDSLNLAVESGVNFFDTAWGYGEGLSERILGDLIRRYPDRKLYAATKIPPKNRQWPSKADSSLQEVFPAHYIIEYTEKSLKNLGTERIDLLQFHVWEDSWSQEDEWKEAIQKLTQEGKVERWGISVNRWEPDNVLKTLETGLIDAVQVIYNIFDQAPEDNLFPLCKKLDIGVIARVPFDEGTLTGTFTKETTFPADDWRSTYFVPENLNSSVDHAEALKADIPEGMTMPELALRFILNNPDVHTTIPGMRKLPHVRSNVSASDGKLLDPKLAEKLKVHRWDRSPTQWSQ
- a CDS encoding M23 family metallopeptidase — protein: MTIKRIAGMVLILSICGWVNEDKPSEKLNEYCATFNQLQLDIRDNVISPDSGRLAFRTIMQQIRSEFKRDTCRVIDSSYFAYPIKGYTPRESIGGRGRGYRGEGFDLFDNNVRGSHPAHDLFVKDKDQDNLDDRTWQPVDVMAFTSGIVLATETGWKYNSEFRGGNWIWIYDPCLDGLFYYAHNNMIEVQPGQWVNAGDKIAEMGRSGYNAYQKRSPTHLHLMYLQLDEYAMPLPVNTYEWLLMSTVKDGYVTE
- a CDS encoding aminotransferase class V-fold PLP-dependent enzyme, with protein sequence MNNRRSFFRKSAAIGLGAFGLNSLYNELHAESFSEAEKLWNDNSADNEDYWSVIQDAYTASKSDIIILNNGGVSPSPIAVQEALEKYNKAAAQGPSYYMWRIMDKGREPLRQHLAKLAGCDAEEIAINRNATEALNTIIFGLPLEKGDEIIGTIQDYPNMIQAWKQREMRDGLVYKQLSFDFPIENDEQIVKAFADAVTPRTRIIHVTHIINWVGQIMPVKKICDMAHSKGIEVVVDGAHTFGLLDYKIPDLDCDYFGTSLHKFLSAPVGSGMMWVKKDKIEKIWPLLCNSQPKSKDIRKFETLGTRSFCIEQAIGEAINFQEGIGSKRKQERVHYLKKFWAEKALQIPGVKIHTSLKPEYSCAIAGVSIDGMKPEELDSKLMKDYQIHTVGINWENIHCVRVTPHVYTKISDLDKLVGALEKIAKKA
- a CDS encoding glutathionylspermidine synthase family protein, translating into MIQLKSLANHPEKALQKVGWDWMLGADTAPYVVSDVVVVSEEQAIQYYEAAGTLYEMLIEAGQYAIDNQLFKEMGIPENLVELIQLSWQDDRHIHLYGRFDLAGGIDGEPVKLIEFNADTATCIPETAVVQWAHLRMNGLDESQQFNTLYETLVNQFRYLKEANNDLDASILFSTMRGYPEDDTNVALLTEAAREAGFDTDFAYVEEVEFSNGEGIFKMVPDSNDFLRFDFWFKLVPWEYIGNDEPELAGMLTEIVKNRKAVILNPAYTLLFQSKYILKVLWDLYPYHPLLLQTERYALPHKKSVRKVLFGREGANVSILEKGGEVLETVEGEYDDQPKIYQEYLDFPTDGAGNSYQAGVFYAGEACALGFRRGGRILDNKAQFVGHLVS
- a CDS encoding DoxX family protein, whose protein sequence is MLKKFLKPIKLPASADWGVLILRVGISLLMLTHGYAKLQNLLKGDHSFADPIGIGEELSLYLTIGAEFVCSILVILGLFTRAALIPLIITMTVVFFIVHGPDPLADKEHALTFLIVYVTLFLTGPGKMSVDNGLYK